A single region of the Accipiter gentilis chromosome 6, bAccGen1.1, whole genome shotgun sequence genome encodes:
- the SLC13A5 gene encoding Na(+)/citrate cotransporter isoform X2 codes for MAPTCLRPLLRYRSFAILFLTPLLLLPLPVAVPTPEAKCAYIIIIMAVYWCTEVIPLAVTSLMPVVFFPLLGVQSSKSVCLQYLNDTNMLFVGGLIVAISVEQWNLHKRIALRVLLILGVKPALLMLGFMIVTAFLSMWISNTATTAMMVPIVQAVLDQMDNTEYDVTMMEQATGQTNTVIELEEKNASDPTSVHVISNGQVPDDPRSSEEKKMRKRICKGMTLCVCYAASIGGTATLTGTGPNMVLKGQMNQLYPNNNDIVNFASWFGFAFPNMILMLVLAWLWLQCSFMGLNFKKSWGCGTERTAKEKAAYNVLKAEMKKLGPISYAEFNVLLMFVLLVLLWFSRHPGFVKGWATRLFPEGEKYITDSAPAVFIALLLFILPANKPKFIGWNPSLSDPEQTEEDIKKPFLSAPLLDWNVVQRKMPWSIVLLLGGGFALADASANSGLSAWLGHQMTPLGSIPPWAIATVLSLIIAVFTECTSNVATATLFLPVFSSMAASVKIHPLYVMLPGTLSASFAFMLPVATPPNAIVFSYGHIRVLDMVPGTINFPLTVVPGCFQWHPVYPAGCMWCRLIPLPWNGGACG; via the exons ATGGCCCCGACGTGCTTGCGGCCCCTGCTGAGGTACCGGTCCTTCGCCATCCTCTTCCTcacgccgctgctgctgctgccgctgccggtCGCCGTGCCGACGCCG GAGGCCAAATGTGCatatatcatcatcatcatggcTGTGTACTGGTGTACTGAAGTGATCCCACTGGCTGTTACCTCCCTCATGCCTGTGGTATTTTTCCCTCTGCTTGGAGTTCAGAGCTCTAAATCA GTGTGCTTGCAGTACCTAAATGACACAAATATGCTCTTCGTTGGAGGGCTGATTGTTGCAATTTCTGTTGAACAGTGGAATCTTCACAAACGGATTGCGCTGCGGGTCCTGCTGATTCTTGGAGTGAAACCTGCACT TCTCATGCTGGGATTTATGATAGTCACTGCCTTCCTCTCCATGTGGATAAGTAACACAGCCACCACTGCTATGATGGTTCCCATTGTCCAGGCTGTCCTGGATCAAATGGACAACACAGAGTATGATGTGACCATGATGGAACAGGCAACCGGGCAAACAAATACAGTGATTGAGCTGGAAGAAAAGAATGCATCAGATCCCACTTCAGTGCATG TCATAAGCAATGGACAAGTCCCTGATGACCCCAGAtcttctgaggaaaagaaaatgaggaagcGTATATGTAAGGGAATGACACTTTGTGTATGCTATGCTGCCAGCATTGGAGGGACTGCAACACTCACTGGAACAGGACCAAACATGGTGTTGAAAGGCCAGATGAATCA attaTACCCCAACAATAATGATATTGTGAATTTTGCTTcctggtttgggtttgctttcccAAACATGATTCTGATGTTGGTACTAGCTTGGCTTTGGTTACAGTGCTCCTTCATGGGACTCAA ctttaaaaaaagctggggctgtgggacagaaagaactgcaaaagaaaaagctgcatacaatgtgctgaaggcagaaatgaagaaattgGGCCCCATCTCTTATGCTGAATTCAATGTCCTCTTaatgtttgttttgctggttCTCTTGTGGTTTTCCAGACACCCAGGCTTTGTAAAAGGCTGGGCCACCAGGCTCTTCCCAGAAGGAGAAAA gTATATCACTGATTCTGCTCCTGCTGTGTTTATTGCCTTGCTACTGTTTATCCTTCCTGCTAATAAACCCAAATTCATAGGCTGGAATCCAAGCTTGTCTGACCCTGAACAGACTgaagaag AtataaaaaagccatttttatcaGCCCCGCTGCTAGACTGGAATGTGGTTCAGAGGAAGATGCCCTGGAGcattgtgctgctgctgggaggaggtTTTGCTTTGGCTGATGCAAGCGCA aaCTCTGGGCTCTCAGCTTGGCTGGGTCACCAAATGACTCCACTAGGATCTATCCCACCGTGGGCCATTGCAACAGTACTTTCACTTATTATAGCTGTCTTCACCGAATGCACCAGTAATGTCGCTACAGCCACCCTCTTCCTACCTGTCTTTTCATCCATG GCTGCATCTGTCAAGATCCATCCTTTGTATGTTATGCTGCCTGGTACTCTCAGTGCTTCCTTTGCCTTCATGCTACCTGTTGCAACACCACCAAATGCGATAGTGTTTTCCTATGGCCACATCCGTGTTTTGGATATG GTGCCAGGCACCATAAACTTTCCGCTGACTGTTGTTCCTGGGTGCTTCCAGTGGCACCCTGTCTACCCAGCTGGCTGCATGTGGTGCAGGCTCATACCTCTTCCATGGAATGGTGGAGCATGTGGATAA
- the SLC13A5 gene encoding Na(+)/citrate cotransporter isoform X3: MAVYWCTEVIPLAVTSLMPVVFFPLLGVQSSKSVCLQYLNDTNMLFVGGLIVAISVEQWNLHKRIALRVLLILGVKPALLMLGFMIVTAFLSMWISNTATTAMMVPIVQAVLDQMDNTEYDVTMMEQATGQTNTVIELEEKNASDPTSVHVISNGQVPDDPRSSEEKKMRKRICKGMTLCVCYAASIGGTATLTGTGPNMVLKGQMNQLYPNNNDIVNFASWFGFAFPNMILMLVLAWLWLQCSFMGLNFKKSWGCGTERTAKEKAAYNVLKAEMKKLGPISYAEFNVLLMFVLLVLLWFSRHPGFVKGWATRLFPEGEKYITDSAPAVFIALLLFILPANKPKFIGWNPSLSDPEQTEEDIKKPFLSAPLLDWNVVQRKMPWSIVLLLGGGFALADASANSGLSAWLGHQMTPLGSIPPWAIATVLSLIIAVFTECTSNVATATLFLPVFSSMAASVKIHPLYVMLPGTLSASFAFMLPVATPPNAIVFSYGHIRVLDMVRSGIVMNIIGVFCVTLAINTWGRPMFELDTFPTWANSTTNQ; this comes from the exons atggcTGTGTACTGGTGTACTGAAGTGATCCCACTGGCTGTTACCTCCCTCATGCCTGTGGTATTTTTCCCTCTGCTTGGAGTTCAGAGCTCTAAATCA GTGTGCTTGCAGTACCTAAATGACACAAATATGCTCTTCGTTGGAGGGCTGATTGTTGCAATTTCTGTTGAACAGTGGAATCTTCACAAACGGATTGCGCTGCGGGTCCTGCTGATTCTTGGAGTGAAACCTGCACT TCTCATGCTGGGATTTATGATAGTCACTGCCTTCCTCTCCATGTGGATAAGTAACACAGCCACCACTGCTATGATGGTTCCCATTGTCCAGGCTGTCCTGGATCAAATGGACAACACAGAGTATGATGTGACCATGATGGAACAGGCAACCGGGCAAACAAATACAGTGATTGAGCTGGAAGAAAAGAATGCATCAGATCCCACTTCAGTGCATG TCATAAGCAATGGACAAGTCCCTGATGACCCCAGAtcttctgaggaaaagaaaatgaggaagcGTATATGTAAGGGAATGACACTTTGTGTATGCTATGCTGCCAGCATTGGAGGGACTGCAACACTCACTGGAACAGGACCAAACATGGTGTTGAAAGGCCAGATGAATCA attaTACCCCAACAATAATGATATTGTGAATTTTGCTTcctggtttgggtttgctttcccAAACATGATTCTGATGTTGGTACTAGCTTGGCTTTGGTTACAGTGCTCCTTCATGGGACTCAA ctttaaaaaaagctggggctgtgggacagaaagaactgcaaaagaaaaagctgcatacaatgtgctgaaggcagaaatgaagaaattgGGCCCCATCTCTTATGCTGAATTCAATGTCCTCTTaatgtttgttttgctggttCTCTTGTGGTTTTCCAGACACCCAGGCTTTGTAAAAGGCTGGGCCACCAGGCTCTTCCCAGAAGGAGAAAA gTATATCACTGATTCTGCTCCTGCTGTGTTTATTGCCTTGCTACTGTTTATCCTTCCTGCTAATAAACCCAAATTCATAGGCTGGAATCCAAGCTTGTCTGACCCTGAACAGACTgaagaag AtataaaaaagccatttttatcaGCCCCGCTGCTAGACTGGAATGTGGTTCAGAGGAAGATGCCCTGGAGcattgtgctgctgctgggaggaggtTTTGCTTTGGCTGATGCAAGCGCA aaCTCTGGGCTCTCAGCTTGGCTGGGTCACCAAATGACTCCACTAGGATCTATCCCACCGTGGGCCATTGCAACAGTACTTTCACTTATTATAGCTGTCTTCACCGAATGCACCAGTAATGTCGCTACAGCCACCCTCTTCCTACCTGTCTTTTCATCCATG GCTGCATCTGTCAAGATCCATCCTTTGTATGTTATGCTGCCTGGTACTCTCAGTGCTTCCTTTGCCTTCATGCTACCTGTTGCAACACCACCAAATGCGATAGTGTTTTCCTATGGCCACATCCGTGTTTTGGATATG GTTAGATCTGGCATAGTAATGAACATCATTGGAGTCTTCTGCGTCACGCTGGCCATCAACACATGGGGAAGACCTATGTTTGAGCTGGACACGTTCCCAACCTGGGCAAACAGCACAACTAACCAGTGA
- the SLC13A5 gene encoding Na(+)/citrate cotransporter isoform X1 has product MAPTCLRPLLRYRSFAILFLTPLLLLPLPVAVPTPEAKCAYIIIIMAVYWCTEVIPLAVTSLMPVVFFPLLGVQSSKSVCLQYLNDTNMLFVGGLIVAISVEQWNLHKRIALRVLLILGVKPALLMLGFMIVTAFLSMWISNTATTAMMVPIVQAVLDQMDNTEYDVTMMEQATGQTNTVIELEEKNASDPTSVHVISNGQVPDDPRSSEEKKMRKRICKGMTLCVCYAASIGGTATLTGTGPNMVLKGQMNQLYPNNNDIVNFASWFGFAFPNMILMLVLAWLWLQCSFMGLNFKKSWGCGTERTAKEKAAYNVLKAEMKKLGPISYAEFNVLLMFVLLVLLWFSRHPGFVKGWATRLFPEGEKYITDSAPAVFIALLLFILPANKPKFIGWNPSLSDPEQTEEDIKKPFLSAPLLDWNVVQRKMPWSIVLLLGGGFALADASANSGLSAWLGHQMTPLGSIPPWAIATVLSLIIAVFTECTSNVATATLFLPVFSSMAASVKIHPLYVMLPGTLSASFAFMLPVATPPNAIVFSYGHIRVLDMVRSGIVMNIIGVFCVTLAINTWGRPMFELDTFPTWANSTTNQ; this is encoded by the exons ATGGCCCCGACGTGCTTGCGGCCCCTGCTGAGGTACCGGTCCTTCGCCATCCTCTTCCTcacgccgctgctgctgctgccgctgccggtCGCCGTGCCGACGCCG GAGGCCAAATGTGCatatatcatcatcatcatggcTGTGTACTGGTGTACTGAAGTGATCCCACTGGCTGTTACCTCCCTCATGCCTGTGGTATTTTTCCCTCTGCTTGGAGTTCAGAGCTCTAAATCA GTGTGCTTGCAGTACCTAAATGACACAAATATGCTCTTCGTTGGAGGGCTGATTGTTGCAATTTCTGTTGAACAGTGGAATCTTCACAAACGGATTGCGCTGCGGGTCCTGCTGATTCTTGGAGTGAAACCTGCACT TCTCATGCTGGGATTTATGATAGTCACTGCCTTCCTCTCCATGTGGATAAGTAACACAGCCACCACTGCTATGATGGTTCCCATTGTCCAGGCTGTCCTGGATCAAATGGACAACACAGAGTATGATGTGACCATGATGGAACAGGCAACCGGGCAAACAAATACAGTGATTGAGCTGGAAGAAAAGAATGCATCAGATCCCACTTCAGTGCATG TCATAAGCAATGGACAAGTCCCTGATGACCCCAGAtcttctgaggaaaagaaaatgaggaagcGTATATGTAAGGGAATGACACTTTGTGTATGCTATGCTGCCAGCATTGGAGGGACTGCAACACTCACTGGAACAGGACCAAACATGGTGTTGAAAGGCCAGATGAATCA attaTACCCCAACAATAATGATATTGTGAATTTTGCTTcctggtttgggtttgctttcccAAACATGATTCTGATGTTGGTACTAGCTTGGCTTTGGTTACAGTGCTCCTTCATGGGACTCAA ctttaaaaaaagctggggctgtgggacagaaagaactgcaaaagaaaaagctgcatacaatgtgctgaaggcagaaatgaagaaattgGGCCCCATCTCTTATGCTGAATTCAATGTCCTCTTaatgtttgttttgctggttCTCTTGTGGTTTTCCAGACACCCAGGCTTTGTAAAAGGCTGGGCCACCAGGCTCTTCCCAGAAGGAGAAAA gTATATCACTGATTCTGCTCCTGCTGTGTTTATTGCCTTGCTACTGTTTATCCTTCCTGCTAATAAACCCAAATTCATAGGCTGGAATCCAAGCTTGTCTGACCCTGAACAGACTgaagaag AtataaaaaagccatttttatcaGCCCCGCTGCTAGACTGGAATGTGGTTCAGAGGAAGATGCCCTGGAGcattgtgctgctgctgggaggaggtTTTGCTTTGGCTGATGCAAGCGCA aaCTCTGGGCTCTCAGCTTGGCTGGGTCACCAAATGACTCCACTAGGATCTATCCCACCGTGGGCCATTGCAACAGTACTTTCACTTATTATAGCTGTCTTCACCGAATGCACCAGTAATGTCGCTACAGCCACCCTCTTCCTACCTGTCTTTTCATCCATG GCTGCATCTGTCAAGATCCATCCTTTGTATGTTATGCTGCCTGGTACTCTCAGTGCTTCCTTTGCCTTCATGCTACCTGTTGCAACACCACCAAATGCGATAGTGTTTTCCTATGGCCACATCCGTGTTTTGGATATG GTTAGATCTGGCATAGTAATGAACATCATTGGAGTCTTCTGCGTCACGCTGGCCATCAACACATGGGGAAGACCTATGTTTGAGCTGGACACGTTCCCAACCTGGGCAAACAGCACAACTAACCAGTGA